TAATGTGGAGCCCGGTGTTTTTGCGGACACTAGGCTGTTACTATTTCCGAACGTGCAAAACACGCTACAGAAACATTAGGACGGTCTCTATTTGGAGATTTATAGCCACAGAAAGTTTGGCTCTTTGGCATTAGGATACTAATTAATTCTAAAGAAGTTCATCCGAACGCTCTAGAATAGCATAACATCACATGGGCGACCGAACCGGAAAACCCGCGCAAAATATGCAAAAACACCACATCGTAAAATAACCTGGATTTCTACCCTCTCAATTCCCAAATTGATCGCTGATGTTGGTATAGATTCTAAGTTGCGCCTGAATCCGTGACAGCTTTTTAGTTAATGTTTTAGAAATGGATAAACACTCTAATTCTTGTCTGAACTATTGAAAATAGCATATGGTTTACTGGTTACTATGACTGTGAATCTTCTTCGACTTATTGCTTTTTGGGGCAAACTCGGATTTTGGCAATATCAAACTAAACCCTCTAAACTTATTTTTTTGAGAAGGCATTAGATATCTACGTGCTTGTCGTAAATCTCTTTACAAAGAAGCAGTCGTATACATTTGCTTGACCGTATGAAACCACGGACAGTAACAGCCAAATCGCAGTTTCCATTTACGAGCGTGTCGAACCAAGCGAGCTGCAAGATAAATCATGTTTTGAATGACCGTTCGAATCCGTCGGCGCTGAACAGACTTTTTGAGTGGCGAGAATGGTGTTTGCAAGCTTTGTTGGCCGATGATCCGTAGCAAATTATAGGCGAATACACCCGCATGCAGGATTACGTCATTCGTTTTAAATTTGCCTGCCGGCAGCCGTTCCATATCAAGATCTGTCTTGATTTCGCTGTGAAATTGCTCGCTAGTTCCGTGATCATGATACAATTCAATGACTTGCCAAGCGGAACAGGTAAGGGATGTCCAATAGGTATCGACTTCAATTTCCGGCACGAACAACACTTGTCCGTCTTTGGTGATCGTACGTTCCGTCACTTGAAATACGACACGAACCGACTGTTGCATTTCTTTCACGTAAAGGGAAGTCGAACCGATGTACACCTTTTTCCCTTCCCGTTGTTCACAGCAGATTCCTTTGGTTTGAGCGACCGTAAGCCACTCTTCGCGGGATTCCTTGCGTAAGTTGCGTTTGATAATGTAGTCTGCTTTTGTTTCTTCTGCATGGCACACGACAAGATTGTCCTTGCTGTCATTGCCCGAATCTAGGCGAACCAATAGAGGCTGTTCTGTGATCATGCGGGCATAGTGAATGCTCTGGCTTAGAAAGGCGGGTGTCCCATTTTGGCAATGTTGCTTGCCTTCCCGTAATTCGACGTTCATGTTGTATCCTTCCCGAGCCAGATAAGCGAAGATGGGTGCGTAACCATCAAACGCCTTGTACGTTCGGGAAGTGCCTTCCTTTTTGGTCTTGGAGTTGTCAAAGGGCGAAACATCTACATCAAGCGGAAGAAACTGTTGTTCTGTCCCATCGGGCAGTCGGATCATAATTGGAGTAAGGGGAACGTTGATGGTTTTCAATAACGTCGCCGACTCTTCCTTCAATATCGTTTGCCAATCCGCATCTTCCGATGCTCCCGCCATATCAAGACGCTGACGCAGTGTGGGACTGGAAGGAACCAATTTCAAGTCCAACGAGAGGGCAAAAAAATCATCTTCACGGAAAGGCTCGATGGCATCGAAGTCGTTCTTGCCTTGACAAAGCAGACCCAGATAGGAAGACATGATGTCGCCGTTGGAAATGTCAGGAGAACGAACTCCGTCGAGTTTCGTATGATCCAATCGTTGTGTCAATCGGGTTTGTGCAATCAATTGGCCTATGGCAGCAAGTCCCGAATGCGAAGTCAGGTATTCATTGGATTGTTCAAATTCAAAATGTACCGGCATATAATGGACACCCCTGTGGTGAAGTTTGTTTATGTAAGAAAAAAACTCGGTTTTCTCCATTATACGTATTAAATCTCTGTTATTCTATTGTTTTCATAAAAGTAATTTCACGGATTCAGGTTGCGTTAAGGTAACTATTGCTTCCCTCATATTGATAGACGAATATTTGGTTAGAATTGCTGACATTTTCCCATTTATCAGGTGGAGAATATCTTTCCGTTCCAGAACACGAAGTAATAATTACCTGTCAACTCGATCCTTTATTTCTAATTTACTCTATGTCGAAGAAGTAAGATGGACCCCTCTGTCAAGACACTGATTTTTAGGTTTAAGTAATATCTTTGTTACTGATATTTCAGATAGCTGTAGGAGGGTGCAGTGCAGTAAACCCCTCCGGAAAATAGAACTCAGCCGGTGTCCGGTAGTCGAGTGATTGATGTGGGCGCTCGTAGTTGTAGTCATTGATGGATGCAGCAATCTGTCGCCTTGCGTCCTTGGGACTGTTGTACTCATGCAGGTAAACATAGTCGTACTTAAGAGTTCGCCAGAAGCGCTCTGTGATGATATTGTCCAGCGCTCTGTTCTTACCGTCCATACTGATTTGGACACCTGCTTCTTTAAGAAGATCAGTGTACTGGTCACTCGTGAAATGGCTACCTTGGTCACAGGAATTTAAGAGATTGAGGGGGAGTAGGGGAAAAACGAGGAAAAGGGAATAGGGATTTAGGGAAGGATTTTATTTGAATACAGGAATTGGAAAAAGATGAAAAATGCAGGTGTGACAAGGGGCTGAGGGGAATTGGGGAGAATGGATGAGTTTAGCAGAGTATCAAAAAACCATATTCTAATTATAGATTCCTCTCTAACAAAATCCCCACTTGTTCTGCCATAACATGAGGTGGATAAGGCATTCCATTCTTGAACCACCATTCCACTATCCCTACGTATGAGGTCACAATAAATTGAAGAATAACATCTTCATTTAATCCTTGATTTTTTCCTTTTGTTGTATCCACTTCGTTCTTGAACTCTTCGATAAGAAACTCATTGAACTGACTACGAAATGAAGGCGCTCCTTTGCTCGCTAACATGGTCGAAAAGAATAAATAATTCTTTTCGAGGTATTCGAACCAGGGCAAATTCGCCTCAGTAAATTCTACGTCAGCCAACGATTCGCACATTTCCCGCATTTCATTAATATGTTCTTCAATTAATTTATCAAGCAAATCATATTTATCCACGTAATGGAGATAGATAGTCCCTCGGCTTACATTTGCCCTATCCGAAATATCTTGAATTGTTATGTCATCGAAATTTTTTTCAGACATCAGTTCAATAATAGCTTTTTTTATCGCTTCTTGAGATTTAGCTATTCTTCTGTCTACTTTCACCATTGTGAGATTCACCAGACTTCCTTAAATAATTAACAATTTTAATTGATTTGTTCACTAATGAACAAATTGCGGTCTTTTAACAATTGTAAACTCCCTATTTCTATTTATAATTATATACAGGTGTTCATTAATGTATAGATGTTTTAATGGACAGTTTTCATTCGTTTGTTCATTAATGGACATAACGCATTCATTTGACCATTTTAAGCATCTTGTTTCTGCTAATAATAACAGGTAGCCAAAATCAGATATTGGAAAGTGAGGAAAAAACAATGGAATATGCGAAACTTGGAAATACAGGCTTGGATGTATCGCGGCTTTGTCTCGGATGCATGGGTTTTGGCGAGAAGGAACGTTGGGTTCACCCTTGGGTAATTGATGAAGAGAGCAGTCGTTCTATAATCAAAAAAGCCCTTGATTTAGGTATTAATTTCTTTGATACAGCGAATGTTTATTCAGATGGAACAAGTGAGGAATTTGTTGGACGTGCCGTAAAGGATTATGCCAATCGAGATGAGATTGTCCTTGCCACAAAGGTTTATTTTCCGTTGGGTAAAGATTTAAACAGCAAAGGTCCGAACAGCAAAGGTCTCTCCCGAAAGCATATTATGAGCGAAATTGATAAGAGTCTTAAACGCTTGGGAACAGATTATGTAGACCTTTATATAATCCACCGTTGGGATTATAACACGCCTATCGAAGAGACAATGGAAGCATTACATGATGTTGTTAAAGCTGGTAAAGCGAGATATATTGGTGCTTCTGCCATGTTTGCATGGCAGTTCCTAAAAGCGTTGAATGTGGCAGAGAAAAATGGGTGGACTCGTTTTGTATCGATGCAGAATCATCTAAACCTCATATACCGTGAAGAGGAGCGGGAAATGTTGCCTCTTTGTAAGGAGGAAAGAATCGGGGTGACCCCATATAGCCCGCTTGCATCAGGAAGATTGACACGTGATTGGTCGGAAACGACACTTCGTTCCGAAACCGACCAAACTCAGAAATCTAAGTACGATGCAACTGCAAGTACTGACCGATTAATTGCAGAGCGGGTTGCAAAACTGGCAGAAAAACACGGTGTTCTTCGTTCACAAATTGCAATTGCTTGGTTGTTACAGAAAGAAACCGTAACAGCACCTATTATCGGAGCAACGAAAATATCCCATCTTGAAGATGCAGTGGGTGCTCTATCCGTTACATTAACACCTGAAGAAATTGCGTTCTTAGAAGAACCTTATGTACCACATCCGGTAGTTGGTGCACTATAGATTGATGGGATTTTTAGCAGGAGCAGGGTTGATACTCTGCTATGTTTCTTGATTCAATAAAACGGGAGGATTCAAAATGCAAAAAGTAGTTTTAAACAATGGTGTTGAGATGCCTATTCTCGGCTTTGGGGTTTATCAGATTCAAGATGCAAATGAATGTGAACAAGCAGTATATGACGCCATTGCGTCAGGCTATCGTCTTATTGATACTGCTGCTTCTTATCTAAATGAAGGAGCGGTTGGTAAAGCAATCAAACGGAGTGGTGTTCCAAGAGAAGAACTATTTATTACCACAAAACTCTGGGTTCAGGATACAGGTTATGAGAACACAAAAAAGGCATTCGAAAAATCACTTCAAAGATTGCAATTGGATTATTTGGATTTGTACCTCATTCATCAACCGTTTGGTGATGTTTTTGGTTCTTGGCGTGCGATGGAGGAGCTGTATCACGAGGGCAAGGTCAGAGCAATCGGAGTGAGTAACTTTAGAGATGACCGTCTGCTCGATTTAACGCTTCGCAATGAAGTCATCCCTGCCGTAAATCAGGTGGAAACACATCCTTTCTGCCAGCAAATCGAAAGTGCAAAACTGATGAAAGAGTACAATGTTCAAATCGAGTCTTGGGCACCTTTTGCTGAAGGGAGAAATGACCTCTTCCAA
Above is a window of Fodinisporobacter ferrooxydans DNA encoding:
- a CDS encoding IS1380 family transposase, whose protein sequence is MPVHFEFEQSNEYLTSHSGLAAIGQLIAQTRLTQRLDHTKLDGVRSPDISNGDIMSSYLGLLCQGKNDFDAIEPFREDDFFALSLDLKLVPSSPTLRQRLDMAGASEDADWQTILKEESATLLKTINVPLTPIMIRLPDGTEQQFLPLDVDVSPFDNSKTKKEGTSRTYKAFDGYAPIFAYLAREGYNMNVELREGKQHCQNGTPAFLSQSIHYARMITEQPLLVRLDSGNDSKDNLVVCHAEETKADYIIKRNLRKESREEWLTVAQTKGICCEQREGKKVYIGSTSLYVKEMQQSVRVVFQVTERTITKDGQVLFVPEIEVDTYWTSLTCSAWQVIELYHDHGTSEQFHSEIKTDLDMERLPAGKFKTNDVILHAGVFAYNLLRIIGQQSLQTPFSPLKKSVQRRRIRTVIQNMIYLAARLVRHARKWKLRFGCYCPWFHTVKQMYTTASL
- a CDS encoding TetR/AcrR family transcriptional regulator, which translates into the protein MVKVDRRIAKSQEAIKKAIIELMSEKNFDDITIQDISDRANVSRGTIYLHYVDKYDLLDKLIEEHINEMREMCESLADVEFTEANLPWFEYLEKNYLFFSTMLASKGAPSFRSQFNEFLIEEFKNEVDTTKGKNQGLNEDVILQFIVTSYVGIVEWWFKNGMPYPPHVMAEQVGILLERNL
- a CDS encoding aldo/keto reductase — encoded protein: MEYAKLGNTGLDVSRLCLGCMGFGEKERWVHPWVIDEESSRSIIKKALDLGINFFDTANVYSDGTSEEFVGRAVKDYANRDEIVLATKVYFPLGKDLNSKGPNSKGLSRKHIMSEIDKSLKRLGTDYVDLYIIHRWDYNTPIEETMEALHDVVKAGKARYIGASAMFAWQFLKALNVAEKNGWTRFVSMQNHLNLIYREEEREMLPLCKEERIGVTPYSPLASGRLTRDWSETTLRSETDQTQKSKYDATASTDRLIAERVAKLAEKHGVLRSQIAIAWLLQKETVTAPIIGATKISHLEDAVGALSVTLTPEEIAFLEEPYVPHPVVGAL
- a CDS encoding aldo/keto reductase, giving the protein MQKVVLNNGVEMPILGFGVYQIQDANECEQAVYDAIASGYRLIDTAASYLNEGAVGKAIKRSGVPREELFITTKLWVQDTGYENTKKAFEKSLQRLQLDYLDLYLIHQPFGDVFGSWRAMEELYHEGKVRAIGVSNFRDDRLLDLTLRNEVIPAVNQVETHPFCQQIESAKLMKEYNVQIESWAPFAEGRNDLFQNEGLVSIAEKYKKSVAQVVLRWLTQRGVVVIPKSVNKERIIENFNIFDFELSGEDMEKIAALDTRKSLFFSHNDPEIVKWMATRKLDI